TGGTTCAAGTCGACATGTGCTTCCGCCTTGCCGATCTTCTCCGCGTAGGTCACCCCCTCCGGGCGCTGCGGATTGCAGGCCAGCCCGCCGCGCGACAGGGCGGCGAGCGCGCGCACCATGAGGCTCGCGCCGACCTCTGCGAGCTGGTCGTGCAGGTCGCCGGCCGTGGTTTCGGCGGTGATCGGCACGGTCTCGGTGAGACAGACGGGCCCGGTGTCGAGCCCCGCCTCCATGCGCATGATGGAAATGCCGGTGCGTTCATCGCCGGCCATGATGGCGCGCTGGATGGGGGCGGCGCCCCGCCAGCGCGGCAGAAGCGACGCGTGGATGTTGTAGCAGCCGAGGGCGGGCGCATCGAGCACGGCACGGGGCAGGATGAGGCCATAGGCCACCACGACCGCCGCCTCGGCGCCCGATGCGGCGAAACGGGCTTGCTCGGCCGGATCCCTCAAGCTCTCGGGATGACGAACCGCGAGCCCGCTTGCCTCGGCGAAGGCGTGAACGGGGGACTTGCGCAGGCCCATGCCGCGCCCGGCCGGACGCGGCGGCTGGGTGT
This genomic stretch from Rhodoligotrophos defluvii harbors:
- the fmt gene encoding methionyl-tRNA formyltransferase; protein product: MRLIFMGTPAFSVPALNEILGQGHDIAAVYTQPPRPAGRGMGLRKSPVHAFAEASGLAVRHPESLRDPAEQARFAASGAEAAVVVAYGLILPRAVLDAPALGCYNIHASLLPRWRGAAPIQRAIMAGDERTGISIMRMEAGLDTGPVCLTETVPITAETTAGDLHDQLAEVGASLMVRALAALSRGGLACNPQRPEGVTYAEKIGKAEAHVDLNQPAGRVLRHIHGLSPHPGAWVMLDPAAKPVRLKLLRVQMADGEGRPGEVLDDALTIACASGAIRPLLVQREGKSPMETAEFLRGTPIPAGTELG